A portion of the Halobacillus ihumii genome contains these proteins:
- a CDS encoding ectoine synthase, with protein MKVVKLEDVLGTEKEIKGENWTSRRLLFKKDGMGYSVNDTVIKAGTETHIWYQNHLEAVYCIEGEGEVETLKDGKVWPIKKNEIYALDENDEHLLRAYEGSDMRMVCVFNPPLTGREIHDENGVYPVDDSDE; from the coding sequence ATGAAAGTCGTAAAACTAGAAGATGTTCTCGGAACAGAAAAAGAAATCAAAGGTGAAAACTGGACGTCCCGCCGTTTGTTATTTAAAAAAGATGGCATGGGGTACTCCGTGAATGATACAGTGATCAAAGCCGGTACGGAAACACATATCTGGTACCAGAATCACCTGGAAGCCGTTTATTGCATCGAAGGTGAAGGAGAAGTGGAAACACTTAAAGACGGAAAGGTCTGGCCTATTAAAAAGAACGAAATCTATGCACTAGATGAAAATGATGAGCACCTGCTGCGTGCCTATGAAGGATCAGATATGCGTATGGTTTGCGTATTCAACCCACCACTTACCGGCCGTGAAATTCATGATGAAAATGGAGTTTACCCAGTCGATGATTCTGACGAATAA
- a CDS encoding aldehyde dehydrogenase family protein — translation MRNYLKHYINGEWIESTGSETEDVINPATEEVIGKISFGTKEDLDKAVQAARDALPAFSQTPKEERIEMLEKIAAEYERRKNDLIEVMTDELGAPLSISEKVHYKMGYSHFSQAAESLKDFSFMEQRGNHTLVKESVGVSGLITPWNFPTNQTSTKIASAFAAGSTVVLKPSELTPFAAMILAEIFDEVGVPKGVFNLVNGAGDVIGDGISSHPDIDFVSFTGSVGVGQKIMENAAKTIKNVALELGGKSPLIVLEDADLEQAARSAVTHISMNTGQVCSAATRIIVPASIKSSFEEEVKRVLPEFPVGDPRKESVVGPLVSKKQWDRVQSYIEKGIEEGATLLTGGPGKPEGLDKGYFVKPTVFSDVNNDMVIAREEIFGPVMSIITYETLDEAIEIANDTVYGLAGYVVGKDPELLRKVSTSIRAGRITINDNGKDFSAPFGGYKQSGIGREWGDFGIEEYLEKKAILGFPS, via the coding sequence ATGCGTAACTACTTGAAGCATTACATTAATGGGGAATGGATAGAATCAACTGGTTCTGAAACAGAAGACGTGATTAACCCGGCCACAGAGGAAGTGATCGGCAAAATCAGTTTTGGGACGAAGGAAGATTTGGATAAAGCCGTTCAAGCGGCAAGAGATGCACTTCCTGCCTTTTCACAAACTCCAAAGGAAGAGCGAATTGAGATGCTTGAAAAAATTGCGGCTGAGTATGAAAGACGTAAAAATGACCTCATAGAAGTCATGACAGATGAGCTTGGTGCTCCTTTATCTATTTCAGAAAAGGTTCATTATAAAATGGGCTATTCTCACTTTTCCCAGGCTGCTGAATCGCTGAAGGATTTTTCATTTATGGAGCAGCGCGGTAACCATACATTAGTCAAAGAATCTGTAGGGGTCAGCGGTCTGATCACACCGTGGAATTTCCCTACAAATCAAACGTCCACTAAAATTGCCAGTGCTTTCGCTGCGGGTAGTACAGTGGTCTTGAAGCCATCTGAACTGACTCCATTTGCCGCAATGATCTTAGCGGAGATTTTTGATGAAGTAGGTGTTCCGAAAGGTGTCTTTAATTTGGTTAATGGTGCAGGCGATGTTATTGGGGACGGGATCAGCTCGCATCCGGATATTGATTTTGTTTCCTTTACGGGATCGGTTGGCGTTGGCCAAAAAATAATGGAAAATGCTGCGAAGACGATTAAGAACGTTGCGCTGGAATTAGGAGGCAAATCGCCGCTCATAGTCCTTGAAGATGCCGATCTTGAGCAAGCAGCCAGGTCAGCTGTAACCCATATTTCCATGAATACAGGTCAAGTGTGCTCAGCAGCTACGCGTATCATTGTGCCTGCTTCGATAAAAAGTTCTTTTGAAGAAGAAGTTAAACGAGTACTTCCAGAGTTCCCGGTTGGAGATCCGCGGAAAGAATCGGTTGTGGGACCGCTCGTATCCAAAAAGCAATGGGATCGTGTTCAATCCTATATTGAAAAAGGAATTGAAGAAGGTGCTACTTTACTTACCGGAGGACCTGGTAAGCCAGAGGGACTTGATAAAGGTTATTTCGTGAAACCAACAGTATTTTCAGATGTGAATAATGATATGGTCATTGCCCGTGAAGAGATCTTCGGTCCGGTGATGTCGATTATTACCTATGAAACATTGGATGAAGCAATTGAAATTGCCAATGACACGGTTTATGGCCTTGCAGGGTATGTAGTAGGTAAAGACCCTGAACTGCTTCGTAAAGTTTCCACTAGCATTCGTGCAGGAAGGATTACCATCAACGATAATGGGAAAGACTTCTCTGCTCCGTTTGGCGGCTATAAGCAGTCTGGTATAGGAAGAGAGTGGGGCGACTTTGGAATTGAAGAGTATCTTGAAAAGAAAGCTATCCTTGGTTTCCCTTCATAA
- a CDS encoding alpha/beta hydrolase: MLEKFTVYIPPFSQERVVRVYLPMGYHEAKRQYPVLYMHDGQNVFEDHDAVGGASLGLRDFLDKCELDVIVVAIDGNPIKEDRVNEYCPWTGGEFSQMITGQNSEFGGKGGAYIEFIVSELKPLIDRSYRTIEYNTAMAGVSLGGLISTYAACRYPETFSKVAVLSSAFWRNQEEMEQLIKKSSLSGIEQFYLDCGTSETNDEWINRKFFESNQSIYELLGRKIENTRFEVVEGAEHHYSFFRKRVPDMMTFLFPDFRNISGGF, translated from the coding sequence ATGTTAGAAAAATTCACTGTATATATTCCTCCTTTTAGTCAAGAACGAGTCGTTAGAGTCTATTTACCAATGGGGTATCATGAGGCGAAAAGGCAGTATCCTGTTTTGTATATGCACGATGGCCAAAATGTCTTTGAGGATCACGACGCTGTTGGGGGAGCCTCCCTTGGCCTGAGAGATTTTCTAGATAAATGTGAGCTTGATGTGATTGTCGTAGCTATTGATGGCAATCCGATTAAAGAAGATAGAGTGAATGAATATTGTCCGTGGACGGGCGGTGAATTCAGCCAAATGATCACCGGGCAGAATAGTGAGTTTGGAGGTAAAGGGGGAGCATACATAGAGTTTATTGTCAGCGAGCTCAAACCTTTGATAGATCGCAGCTACCGGACGATTGAATATAATACTGCGATGGCAGGTGTATCGTTAGGCGGGCTGATTTCCACTTATGCTGCCTGTCGTTACCCTGAAACCTTTTCCAAAGTTGCTGTTTTATCTTCAGCTTTTTGGCGGAATCAAGAGGAAATGGAACAGTTAATTAAGAAATCTAGCTTATCAGGGATTGAACAGTTTTATCTTGATTGCGGAACTAGCGAAACCAATGATGAATGGATTAATCGAAAGTTTTTCGAATCAAATCAATCGATCTATGAATTGCTTGGCAGGAAAATAGAGAATACAAGGTTTGAAGTAGTAGAAGGTGCTGAACATCATTATTCATTTTTCAGGAAAAGAGTTCCGGATATGATGACTTTTTTGTTCCCGGACTTTCGGAACATAAGCGGGGGATTTTAG
- a CDS encoding DinB family protein — protein MEFKIEKSNSYTPQIGHLVSMMNYARYTTLQAVEGLSTKELDFLPSEDGNSISALLLHIAAVEVGFQIEIFENRRPNKEEAVEWGAAYELGEQGRQEIKGNSLEFYIEKLDEVRNRTLKEFQKLDDEWLYEERLWDNHNSNHYFIWFHVFEDEINHRGQMRIIRKML, from the coding sequence ATGGAATTTAAGATAGAAAAGAGTAATAGTTATACCCCGCAAATAGGACATCTTGTATCTATGATGAATTATGCAAGATACACAACCTTACAGGCTGTGGAGGGGTTAAGCACCAAGGAACTTGATTTTTTACCGAGTGAAGATGGGAACTCTATAAGCGCCTTATTACTACATATTGCTGCTGTTGAAGTGGGTTTTCAGATTGAGATTTTTGAAAACAGACGCCCAAATAAGGAAGAAGCTGTTGAATGGGGGGCGGCATATGAGCTTGGTGAACAAGGCAGGCAGGAAATTAAAGGGAACTCTCTTGAGTTTTATATAGAGAAATTAGATGAAGTTCGAAACCGTACATTAAAAGAATTTCAAAAACTGGACGATGAATGGCTGTATGAAGAAAGGTTATGGGACAATCACAACTCGAATCATTACTTTATCTGGTTTCACGTGTTTGAGGATGAAATTAATCATAGAGGTCAAATGCGCATAATTAGGAAAATGCTTTAA
- a CDS encoding mechanosensitive ion channel family protein, protein MTSNWAHLKTWGFWQDALLVAVVIFAIFALKGILNNILIRTIKHNTRIQHAFTSFINWAAYNGIFLFLLIYFSKTKWLFQAFFTIGEVKISVFLIVIAYLIISLANRLSKTLNHFLLPTVYERYHLDRGVRFTLERIFHYIIMVIAVIISLTTVGIDLSALTVFAGVVGVGIGFGMQNIASNFISGLIILFERPIKVGDRIIVNDVIGDVEKINMRATIIRTIENEHIIMPNSYFLEEQVVNRSYSDPRLRLTIPVGVAYGTDVHQVKQLLESVAEDIQQTTESVLKEPKAFVNFTGFGESSLDFELFIWISNPEEVIRIRSDINFRIHDKLQKHEIEIPFPQRDLHLRSVAKDAVDWKK, encoded by the coding sequence ATGACATCCAATTGGGCCCATTTGAAGACATGGGGTTTCTGGCAGGATGCTCTGCTAGTCGCCGTAGTCATCTTTGCCATTTTCGCCTTGAAGGGGATCCTGAATAATATACTCATTCGCACCATCAAACATAACACCCGAATTCAGCACGCCTTCACTTCTTTTATCAATTGGGCAGCCTACAATGGCATCTTTCTTTTTCTATTGATCTATTTTTCAAAAACAAAGTGGCTGTTTCAAGCTTTTTTCACTATAGGCGAGGTTAAGATTTCGGTATTTTTGATCGTAATTGCCTACCTGATTATTTCATTGGCTAACCGCCTTTCAAAGACATTAAATCATTTCTTACTGCCGACGGTTTATGAGCGCTACCATCTTGATCGTGGAGTTCGATTTACGTTGGAGCGAATCTTCCACTACATCATTATGGTTATTGCTGTCATTATCAGTTTGACAACCGTAGGAATCGACTTGAGCGCCCTGACGGTTTTCGCCGGGGTCGTCGGTGTTGGAATTGGCTTTGGAATGCAAAATATTGCCTCTAATTTCATTTCTGGTTTGATTATTCTGTTCGAAAGGCCGATTAAGGTCGGAGATCGCATTATTGTCAATGATGTTATAGGTGATGTGGAGAAAATTAACATGCGGGCGACAATTATTCGAACGATCGAAAATGAACACATTATCATGCCGAACTCATATTTTCTAGAAGAGCAAGTTGTGAACCGATCTTATAGCGACCCACGCCTTCGTCTTACCATTCCTGTCGGTGTCGCCTACGGAACAGATGTTCATCAAGTCAAACAACTACTTGAAAGTGTAGCTGAAGATATTCAACAAACAACTGAAAGTGTGTTAAAAGAACCGAAAGCGTTTGTTAACTTTACAGGATTTGGCGAGTCCTCCCTAGATTTCGAACTATTTATCTGGATTTCTAATCCTGAAGAAGTGATTCGTATAAGAAGTGATATCAACTTTCGAATTCACGATAAACTGCAAAAGCATGAAATTGAAATTCCATTTCCTCAACGAGATCTGCACCTTAGAAGCGTCGCCAAAGATGCTGTGGATTGGAAAAAATAA
- the ectA gene encoding diaminobutyrate acetyltransferase — MTNETATVTRTDQQLTFEKPTVEDGSAMWELVNNSTLDQNSPYKYIMMCEYFAETCVVAKENDKLVGFVTAFIPPEQSDVVFVWQIGIDSSQRGKGVASKILNELVDREVCNEVRYLEATVTPSNEASQSLFKKLARDHKTTCTITECFPEDLFPGEGHEEELTFRIGPFSKPNISDNDK, encoded by the coding sequence ATGACTAATGAAACCGCAACAGTTACACGGACTGATCAACAATTAACCTTTGAGAAACCAACCGTTGAAGACGGTTCCGCTATGTGGGAACTCGTCAACAACTCAACCCTCGATCAAAATTCACCCTACAAGTACATTATGATGTGTGAATACTTTGCAGAAACCTGCGTCGTTGCAAAAGAAAACGACAAATTAGTCGGATTTGTCACTGCTTTTATCCCGCCTGAACAAAGTGATGTTGTATTTGTCTGGCAAATTGGGATTGATTCTTCCCAGCGTGGTAAAGGCGTAGCTTCCAAAATTTTAAATGAACTGGTTGATCGCGAAGTTTGCAATGAGGTTCGTTACCTTGAAGCTACTGTTACACCATCAAATGAAGCTTCACAATCCCTTTTTAAAAAATTAGCACGTGACCACAAAACGACATGTACGATTACTGAGTGCTTCCCTGAAGATTTATTTCCAGGAGAAGGGCATGAAGAAGAGTTAACATTTCGAATTGGACCATTTTCAAAACCGAACATTTCCGATAACGATAAATAA
- a CDS encoding YitT family protein: protein MNHLYKYAVLFVFSIALGFAFNMFLLPHEVLTGGVTGLAMVFGLLSPINAGIWLVILNIPILIIGWMKVGKEFIWNSIFSVLTTSIAMQYIPVMKVTDDALLSAVFGGVIAGISIGFIIRFYGSTGGFDVIGLVLTQKRDIPLGGLIFGLNSIVVFISGFIFAWDLALYTMASIYITGIVIDRVHTRHIKLNLMVVTDRGQEVKDELLGNLIRGVTVMDGQGGYSNTERKVLYTVISRYELAIVKSLISSVDPRAFVSVSETVEVVGNFRRS, encoded by the coding sequence ATGAACCATTTATATAAATATGCTGTACTATTTGTATTTTCTATTGCTTTAGGTTTTGCTTTTAATATGTTCTTACTCCCTCATGAGGTATTAACAGGTGGCGTAACAGGTCTTGCCATGGTTTTTGGGCTGCTTTCTCCCATAAACGCTGGTATTTGGCTTGTTATTTTAAATATCCCTATTTTAATTATTGGATGGATGAAGGTAGGTAAGGAATTTATATGGAACAGTATATTTTCTGTTCTTACCACTTCTATAGCTATGCAGTATATCCCGGTAATGAAGGTTACCGATGATGCTTTATTATCCGCGGTGTTTGGAGGGGTCATTGCCGGTATATCTATCGGTTTTATTATAAGATTTTACGGATCAACTGGAGGATTTGATGTTATTGGACTTGTGCTCACTCAAAAGCGTGATATTCCTCTAGGTGGATTAATTTTTGGCCTGAATAGTATCGTTGTGTTTATATCCGGGTTTATCTTTGCTTGGGATCTTGCGCTATATACAATGGCATCGATTTATATTACCGGAATTGTTATAGACCGTGTTCACACCCGTCATATTAAATTGAATTTGATGGTGGTTACGGATCGTGGGCAGGAAGTAAAAGATGAGCTGCTTGGAAATTTAATTCGTGGTGTTACTGTCATGGATGGGCAGGGCGGCTATTCTAATACTGAGCGTAAAGTGCTATACACGGTTATTTCTCGTTATGAATTAGCTATAGTGAAGTCTCTTATATCTAGTGTCGATCCGAGAGCCTTTGTCAGCGTAAGTGAAACGGTTGAAGTAGTAGGGAACTTCAGGAGATCATAA
- the ectB gene encoding diaminobutyrate--2-oxoglutarate transaminase, with protein sequence MKNDLTVFEELESEVRSYCRSFPTIFTKAKGYKMWDVDNKEYLDFFSGAGALNYGHNDPNMKEKLIEYITHDGITHSLDMASDAKADFLNKLNDVILKPRDLDYKVMFPGPTGTNTVESALKLARKVTKRTEVVSFTNGFHGMTIGALSVTGNSFKRKGAGIPLHNAITMPYDNYIDENLDTLDYFERYLEDGGSGVEIPAAVILETVQGEGGLNTARFEWLKKLDAICKRFDIFLIIDDVQAGVGRTGTFFSFEPAGIKPDVVCLSKSIGGYGLPFAITLIKPEHDIWGPGEHNGTFRGNNMAFVTATEALRYWEDPSFEEGIKERGEKITAFLDGLIEKYPEMKGYRKGRGIMQGISSGVEGFSEKVAELAFQQGLIMETAGADDEVFKLFPPINIDIDALEQGFEKVEAAVEAVAKEKELVTS encoded by the coding sequence ATGAAAAACGATCTAACTGTATTTGAAGAACTAGAATCAGAGGTAAGATCTTATTGCCGCAGCTTCCCTACCATTTTTACAAAAGCTAAAGGGTACAAGATGTGGGACGTTGACAACAAGGAATATTTAGACTTCTTCAGTGGTGCCGGAGCTTTGAACTACGGCCATAACGACCCGAATATGAAAGAAAAGCTTATTGAGTACATCACCCATGACGGAATCACTCATAGCTTGGATATGGCTTCTGATGCAAAGGCGGATTTCTTAAACAAGCTGAATGACGTCATCCTGAAGCCGCGCGACCTCGATTATAAGGTCATGTTCCCTGGACCAACGGGTACGAACACTGTAGAAAGTGCTCTTAAATTAGCACGTAAAGTGACAAAACGTACAGAAGTTGTCAGCTTTACGAATGGTTTCCACGGCATGACGATTGGCGCACTTTCTGTAACGGGAAATTCATTCAAGCGTAAAGGGGCAGGCATTCCGCTTCACAATGCCATCACGATGCCTTATGACAACTATATTGATGAAAACCTTGATACACTGGACTACTTTGAGCGCTATCTAGAAGATGGCGGCAGCGGTGTAGAAATTCCAGCTGCTGTTATCCTTGAAACAGTACAGGGCGAAGGTGGTCTGAATACAGCGCGCTTTGAATGGTTGAAGAAACTCGATGCGATTTGTAAACGATTCGACATCTTCCTAATTATCGATGACGTGCAAGCAGGTGTCGGACGTACAGGTACTTTCTTCAGCTTTGAACCAGCTGGTATCAAACCTGATGTCGTGTGCTTATCGAAATCTATTGGCGGCTATGGCTTGCCATTTGCGATTACATTGATCAAGCCTGAGCACGATATCTGGGGACCAGGTGAGCACAACGGAACATTCCGTGGTAACAACATGGCTTTCGTAACAGCTACTGAAGCCCTTCGCTACTGGGAAGATCCAAGCTTTGAAGAAGGCATTAAAGAAAGAGGCGAGAAAATCACTGCATTCCTGGACGGCTTAATTGAGAAATATCCAGAGATGAAAGGATATCGCAAAGGCCGCGGCATCATGCAGGGAATTTCTTCTGGCGTAGAAGGATTCTCTGAAAAAGTTGCCGAGCTTGCATTCCAACAAGGCTTAATCATGGAAACAGCTGGCGCAGATGATGAAGTATTCAAGCTCTTCCCGCCAATCAACATTGACATTGATGCCCTTGAACAAGGCTTTGAGAAGGTTGAAGCAGCCGTTGAAGCTGTTGCAAAAGAAAAAGAATTAGTTACTTCTTAA
- a CDS encoding SagB/ThcOx family dehydrogenase, with protein MDSYFKRYHKESGWPPVCNPSSKQVEKDVKLEDFIPLRYSRVPGELAGGIQSRESSKSIGRDKGLDKDILGTFLKWSVGALEDETGRRAYPSAGQLYSNELFIAVKEVAHLQPGLYKYHANEHALTFVNGNNDVTDALVQESIEYNFCVIVAADLTYAVDQYGERGYRFCLMEAGHMVQNMQLVAVSLNKAIVPIGGFVDEYLNSSVLPGEADLSTLYLVPVGRKMDDV; from the coding sequence ATGGACAGTTATTTCAAAAGGTATCATAAAGAGTCAGGCTGGCCACCTGTATGTAATCCTTCCTCTAAACAGGTAGAGAAGGATGTAAAACTTGAAGATTTTATTCCGCTACGCTACAGCAGGGTGCCTGGGGAGTTGGCTGGGGGCATTCAATCTAGAGAATCTTCGAAATCCATCGGTCGCGATAAAGGATTAGATAAAGACATTCTTGGGACTTTTTTAAAGTGGTCTGTTGGGGCTCTCGAGGATGAAACGGGCAGGAGGGCTTATCCGTCTGCCGGACAGCTTTATAGCAATGAACTATTTATAGCCGTTAAAGAGGTTGCCCATTTGCAGCCAGGTCTTTACAAGTATCACGCCAATGAACATGCATTAACATTTGTTAACGGAAATAACGACGTAACCGATGCGTTGGTGCAAGAGAGCATTGAATATAATTTCTGCGTCATTGTTGCAGCCGACTTAACCTATGCAGTAGATCAATATGGGGAGCGAGGCTATCGTTTTTGCTTAATGGAAGCGGGACATATGGTGCAAAATATGCAGCTGGTCGCTGTTAGTCTAAATAAAGCAATAGTACCCATTGGAGGATTTGTTGATGAGTATTTAAACAGCAGTGTGCTGCCGGGAGAAGCTGATCTTTCAACCTTATATCTTGTCCCAGTGGGAAGGAAGATGGATGACGTTTAA